A genomic window from Streptomyces sp. MST-110588 includes:
- a CDS encoding ATP-binding cassette domain-containing protein, translating to MVFEDVTFRYRADLPPVHHGVSFTVPGGGLTAFVGPSGAGKTTVFGLIERFYEADGGRVLVDGQDVREWPLERLRAAIGYVEQDAPVLAGTLRENLVFAAPGATDAQIADVLARTRLEGLVERLPEGLGTPVGHRGSRLSGGERQRVAIARALLRGPRLLLLDEATSQLDAVNELALRETVAQAAETTTVLVVAHRLSTVTLADRIVVMDAGRVRAVGTHAELVAGDPLYGELAATQFLATTPDVRT from the coding sequence GTGGTCTTCGAGGACGTGACCTTCCGCTACCGCGCCGATCTGCCGCCGGTCCACCACGGCGTGAGCTTCACGGTGCCCGGCGGCGGGCTGACCGCCTTCGTCGGCCCTTCCGGCGCCGGCAAGACCACCGTCTTCGGGCTGATCGAGCGGTTCTACGAGGCGGACGGCGGCCGGGTGCTGGTCGACGGCCAGGACGTACGGGAGTGGCCGCTGGAGCGACTGCGCGCGGCCATCGGGTACGTCGAGCAGGACGCGCCGGTGCTGGCCGGCACGCTCCGCGAGAACCTGGTGTTCGCCGCCCCCGGTGCCACCGACGCGCAGATCGCCGACGTCCTGGCCCGGACCCGGCTGGAGGGCCTGGTGGAGCGGCTGCCGGAGGGACTCGGGACACCGGTGGGGCACCGCGGCAGCCGGCTGTCGGGCGGCGAGCGGCAGCGGGTGGCGATAGCCCGGGCGCTGCTGCGCGGGCCCCGGCTGCTGCTCCTGGACGAGGCGACCTCGCAACTGGACGCGGTCAACGAGCTGGCGCTGCGGGAGACCGTCGCGCAGGCCGCCGAGACCACCACGGTGCTGGTGGTCGCGCACCGGCTCTCCACGGTGACGCTCGCGGACCGGATCGTGGTGATGGACGCGGGCCGGGTGCGGGCCGTGGGCACCCACGCCGAGCTGGTGGCCGGCGATCCCCTGTACGGGGAGCTCGCGGCCACGCAATTTCTCGCCACCACGCCGGATGTACGGACGTAG